The Calliphora vicina chromosome 3, idCalVici1.1, whole genome shotgun sequence genome contains a region encoding:
- the LOC135955596 gene encoding uncharacterized protein LOC135955596, whose product MEEQEEVPAEVEVQGNNLITKNEAALEKTVDEAVNNILLLIDNSNCINDNNNEFYIPNNQLGYYLNISNEVEEFNNDDEGDQIILSYKDHFWHDHEGDQIILDSCISYIHGKKSHKHEGLRIAEAEIIRPSTSAAARKRSINLEPSSLIPTKHQRLERFIVCEDCNVEVQQEKCFTHCTAKDHKINTEKSIQNRVVLLKSAFRSRLSTYHFPKGDTNLNVDGFLEEGYQFFKKLINNSLADHIIIKFNLELTAVYKLPAHPLKPETDMYHITEMMRLSRADDIDDTLKYQIDSIKAKMSEFQERDSGWTLIKIKWLDININKASPLNGSSYIPTPVELVKKKACINIINNDIFCFKWCIIAALYNGNSINTIRTSTYKINNISDNIIILRCGRVLNFSTMNFPADIKEIKLFEKNNIDISINVFGYDKKLKSVVGPYYITTNEKIIHINLMLLESEDMETYHYILIKNISR is encoded by the exons ATGGAGGAGCAAGAAGAGGTTCCAGCAGAAGTGGAGGTGCAAGGAAATAATCTGATAACGAAGAATGAAGCTGCATTAGAGAAAACCGTGGATGAAGctgttaacaatattttattattaattgatAATTCTAATTGtattaatgataataataatgaattttatattCCTAATAATCAATTaggttattatttaaatatttcaaatgaagttgaagaatttaataatgatgatgagggagatcaaattattttaagttaTAAAGATCATTTTTGGCATGATCACGAGGGTGATCAAATTATTTTAGAT TCGTGTATTTCTTACATCCATGGAAAAAAAAGCCACAAACATGAAGGATTAAGGATAGCAGAGGCTGAAATTATAAGACCATCAACATCAGCTGCAGCGAGAAAGCGGTCAATAAATTTGGAGCCTTCATCACTGATACCAACAAAACACCAGCGGTTGGAGCGTTTTATAGTTTGCGAGGATTGTAATGTGGAAGTACAACAGGAAAAATGTTTTACCCATTGCACCGCAAAAGATCATAAAATCAATACAGAGAAATCGATTCAAAATCGAGTGGTCCTATTGAAAAGCGCATTTAGATCTCGGCTTTCTACATATCATTTTCCTAAAGGAGATACTAATTTAAATGTCGATGGATTTTTGGAGGAGGGAtatcagttttttaaaaaacttataaacaaCAGCTTAGCGGaccatataataataaaatttaatttggagcTAACAGCAGTTTATAAATTACCAGCACATCCACTGAAACCGGAAACAGATATGTACCACATAACCGAGATGATGCGATTGTCTAGAGCAGATGATATTGACGATACTCTAAAGTATCAAATAGACAGCATTAAAGCTAAGATGTCCGAATTTCAAGAAAGAGATTCAGGTTGGAcacttattaaaataaaatggttggATATTAACATCAATAAAGCATCCCCACTAAATGGATCTTCATACATTCCAACTCCAGTTGAATTGGTAAAGAAGAAGGCATGTATTAATATAATCAATAATGATATATTCTGTTTTAAGTGGTGTATAATAGCAGCCCTTTACAATGGAAATAGTATCAATACAATCAGAACTTCAACGTATAAGATAAATAATATTTCAGACAATATTATAATATTGAGATGTGGCAGAGTATTAAACTTCTCTACAATGAACTTTCCAGCTGATATaaaggaaattaaattatttgaaaaaaataatattgacatAAGTATAAATGTCTTTGGATATGACAAGAAGCTGAAAAGTGTAGTCGGACCATATTACATTACAACTAATGAGAAGATTATACATATAAATCTAATGTTGTTGGAAAGTGAAGATATGGAGACATAccactatattttaataaaaaatatatcaaggtaa